In Microplitis mediator isolate UGA2020A chromosome 2, iyMicMedi2.1, whole genome shotgun sequence, a single window of DNA contains:
- the LOC130664266 gene encoding sorting nexin-24-like: protein MYHVFISGYRLVEADHGKSFYVYTIEVTDTDTAVKYTIERRYSAFNALHRRLKKINDTISFPPKRVRNSQPKVLELRRAALENYIIKMLHLSETKQQVLEFLGIESCKNTSRITPKSNRVDIKKNFNGRDSQSAIGHHPVITFKYDPYINPDNTSSLPDIVIQGALDGIYKS, encoded by the exons ATGTATCACGTTTTTATCAGTGGATACCGGCTGGTGGAGGCAGACCATGGCAAATCATTTTATGTTTATACTATTGAAGTGACGGATACTGATACTGCTGTTAAGTATACCATTGAGAGGAGATATAGTGCTTTCAATGCATTACATAGACGG ttgaaaaaaataaatgacacaATATCATTTCCGCCTAAACGAGTACGTAATTCACAGCCAAAAGTATTAGAACTGAGAAGAGCTGCtttagaaaattatattataaaaatgttaCATTTGTCTGAGACAAAACAACAGGTATTAGAATTTTTGGGAATAGAGAGCTGTAAAAATACTAGCAGGATAACTCCTAAAAG taacagagtggatataaaaaaaaattttaatggaagaGACTCACAAAGTGCAATAGGACATCACCCTGTGATAACATTTAAATATGACCCGTACATAAATCCTGATAATACTTCAAGTCTTCCTGATATTGTTATACAAGGTGCGCTGGATGGTATCTACAAgtcttaa